In Oryza sativa Japonica Group chromosome 2, ASM3414082v1, the following are encoded in one genomic region:
- the LOC4328033 gene encoding cytochrome P450 89A2, producing MEETWLFLLFSISLVAVLLATARRRRSSSIKARLPPGPSPLLFLAKFLRLRRSIFDLGPLLRDLHARHGPVISIRLFGTTLVFVADRRLAHRALVQGGSTFADRPPLPELGRLFTSDTRDINSSPYGPYWRLVRRNLASEALSPARVALFAPARRRARDVLVRGLRDRGGDGSRPVELRPLLRRAMFELLLYMSLGARLAPEALEEVERLELWMLRAFTSFPVFSFFPAITKRLFRNQWAAHVAVRRRVGEIYVPLINARRAGDGDGDDPPCYTDSLLQLRVAEEGDRPLTDDEIIALCSEFLNAGTDTTVTLVEWIMAELVNRPDIQAKVHDEVRRRPELTEADLQAMPYLKAVVLEGLRLHPPAQFLLPHGVQSDAEVGGYVVPRGAELNVWVAELGRDEVVWTAAREFMPERFMDGGEVEVDVTGSREITMMPFGVGRRMCPGYTVGTLHAEYLVGSLVRELEWLPETEGEAADMAEELDFTTVMKHPLRARVLPRPSSLY from the coding sequence ATGGAGGAGACCtggctcttcctcctcttctccatctcgctcgtcgccgtcttgctcgccaccgctcgccgccgccgctctagcAGCATCAAGGCGCGCCTCCCTCCCgggccgtcgccgctgctcttCCTCGCCAAgttcctccgcctccgccgctccatCTTCGACCTCGGCCCGCTCCTCCGCGACCTGCACGCGCGCCACGGCCCCGTCATCTCCATCCGCCTCTTCGGCACCACCCTCGTCttcgtcgccgaccgccgcctcgcccaccGCGCACTCGTCCAGGGCGGCTCCACCTTCGCCGACCGCCCGCCGCTCCCGGAGCTCGGCCGCCTCTTCACCTCCGACACCCGCGACATCAACTCCTCCCCGTACGGCCCCTACTGGCGCCTCGTCCGCCGCAACCTCGCCTCCGAGGCGCTCAGCCCGGCCCGCGTCGCGCTCttcgcgccggcgaggcggcgcgcgcgcgacgtGCTCGTCCGCGGCCTCCgcgaccgcggcggcgacggctcccGGCCCGTCGAGCTGAGGCCGTTGCTCCGGCGCGCCATGTTCGAGCTGCTCCTGTACATGAGCCTCGGCGCCAGGCTTGCCCCGGAGGCGCTCGAGGAGGTCGAGCGGCTGGAGCTATGGATGCTCCGCGCCTTCACCAGCTTCCccgtcttctccttcttcccGGCGATCACCAAGAGGCTCTTCCGCAACCAGTGGGCCGCTCACGTGGCCGTTCGCCGGAGGGTGGGCGAGATATACGTCCCGCTGATCAACGCCAGGCgcgccggagacggagacggcgaCGACCCACCCTGCTACACGGACTCCCTCCTCCAGCTGCGCGTGGCCGAGGAAGGCGACCGGCCGCTGACGGACGACGAGATCATCGCGCTCTGCTCCGAGTTCCTCAACGCCGGCACCGACACGACGGTGACGTTGGTGGAGTGGATCATGGCCGAGCTTGTGAACCGCCCCGACATCCAGGCCAAGGTCCACGACGAGGTGAGACGCCGGCCGGAGCTAACCGAGGCAGACCTGCAGGCGATGCCGTACCTCAAGGCCGTGGTGCTGGAGGGCCTCCGGCTGCACCCGCCGGCGCAGTTCCTGCTGCCGCACGGCGTGCAGAGCGACGCGGAGGTCGGCGGCTACGTGGTGCCCAGGGGCGCGGAGCTGAACGTGTGGGTGGCGGAGTTGGGGCGGGACGAGGTGgtgtggacggcggcgagggagttCATGCCGGAGAGGTTcatggacggcggcgaggtggaggtggaCGTGACGGGGAGCAGGGAGATAACGATGATGCCGTTCGGCGTGGGGCGGCGGATGTGCCCCGGGTACACGGTGGGGACGCTGCACGCGGAGTACCTGGTGGGGAGCCTGGTGAGGGAGCTGGAGTGGCTGCCGGAgacggagggggaggcggcggacatggcggaGGAGCTGGATTTCACCACCGTCATGAAGCACCCGCTCCGTGCTCGCGTCCTCCCAAGGCCCTCCTCCCTCTACTAA
- the LOC9271388 gene encoding uncharacterized protein translates to MRRFVNLVVDNAGGGGATAYKLYRVAASALFSSPPRRQAANVLDPDDVEDAAGGLPPPAITFHPSSLSVGPGNVDFLRLSGDDSLLALDVDGRGLLYNAASAAVRYMPDPCKPKMEPISFTTAGDSCLYVIERVPFSGNPGCFEALTYGLLPDDDDSLSSRMGWYWRSLPPPPFAKVGYDGDIHRHRHRREYDITASAVVNETELWVTAHGAGTFSFDTQAGEWRARGEWRMPFMGRGEYVEEHGGWFGLSSTPVKGLHLCSCRLCSYDVPVVRRWLDGLDRLPAAAPPKRSFLMEAYAVHLGSGRFCIARFMEEEEEEKDNISLHPFFRVAGEKSKNDRFLLLTGVDVVGSDGAAVVVHKSIRYKFQNGDFVCGYSRLF, encoded by the coding sequence ATGCGGCGGTTTGTGAATTTGGTGGTGGacaacgccggcggcggcggcgcgacggcgtaCAAGCTGTACCGTGTCGCTGCATCGGCCCTCTTTTCATCTCCACCACGTCGGCAAGCAGCCAACGTACTCGATCCGGATGACGtggaggacgccgccggcggcctgccTCCTCCGGCCATCACCTTCCACCCCTCCTCATTGTCCGTCGGCCCTGGCAACGTCGATTTCTTGCGCCTCTCCGGCGACGACAGCCTTCTCGCCCTCGACGTCGACGGCCGCGGTCTGCTCTAcaacgccgcctccgccgccgtccgctACATGCCCGACCCGTGCAAGCCCAAGATGGAGCCAATCTCCTTCACCACCGCCGGCGATAGCTGCCTCTACGTCATCGAGAGGGTGCCCTTCTCCGGTAACCCCGGCTGCTTCGAGGCTCTCACCTACGGCCTactccccgacgacgacgactcacTGTCCTCCAGGATGGGCTGGTACTGGCGGTCTCTTCCGCCGCCTCCTTTCGCCAAGGTTGGCTACGACGGCGacatccaccgccaccgccatcgccgagaGTACGACATCACCGCCTCCGCGGTGGTGAACGAGACGGAGCTGTGGGTGACGGCGCACGGAGCCGGGACCTTCTCGTTCGACACGCAGGCTGGGGAGTGGAGGGCGCGCGGCGAATGGCGGATGCCGTTCATGGGGCGCGGCGAGTACGTGGAGGAGCACGGCGGATGGTTCGGGCTCTCCTCCACGCCGGTGAAGGGGCTGCACCTCTGCTCCTGCCGTCTCTGTTCCTACGATGTGCCGGTGGTCAGGCGCTGGTTGGATGGCCTAGaccggctgccggcggcggcgccgcccaagCGATCGTTTCTGATGGAGGCCTACGCCGTGCACCTCGGCTCCGGTAGGTTCTGCATCGCCAGGTTcatggaagaggaggaggaggagaaggacaaCATCTCACTTCATCCATTcttccgcgtcgccggcgaaaaAAGCAAGAACGACAGGTTCTTGCTTCTCACCGGCGTTGATGTGGTGGGCAgtgacggcgccgccgtcgtcgtgcacAAATCTATACGCTACAAATTCCAAAACGGCGATTTCGTTTGTGGTTACTCTCGACTCTTTTAA